The stretch of DNA CCCGGAAGATCCTTGAAGGTGGCGGAGATCCGGCGCTCCACCGCCATCGCGCCGGTCTCCAGCGGCACGGAGGCGCCGAACCGGGGCAGCGTCGTCCGGTAGGCGCGGACCAGGAACACCGCCTCGACCACGTCGCCGCGGGCCTGTTTGAGGGCCAAAGCCGCGAGGTCGGGATCGTAGAGCGAGCCCTCGGTCATCACCCGGTCGACCAGCAGCGCCATCTGCGCGCGGATCTGCGCGACGGAGAGTTCCGGCACCGACGGGTCGCCGCGGCGCGTCTCGGCGAGGAGCCGGTGGGCGTTGTCGATGGCGGCCTCGCCGCCCTTCACGGCCACGTACATGGCTCAAGCCTCCGTCACGATGGTGGAGCGCGGCAGGCCGGCAACCTGGCCCGGAGCGGTGAGGATCAGGTCGATTCCGAGGGGAAACGCGGCGCGGTTCTCGGCGAGCTGGCCGACGAAGCCCGGCGGCAGGGGCGTCAGTGCCATGCGGGCGCTCCCCGCGATGCCGGGACCGGTCAGGTGCAGCCCCGCCCCCGGGGCGATGGTGTCGAGGGCGAGAACCAGGGTGGTCGAGGTGTCGGGATAGGCCGGCGTCCCCGGCGCGAAGCGGCCGAGCGGCGGGCACCGCGCGGGCTCGCGGACCAGCGCGAAGGCGGCCCGGGCCGGGTCGTCGGTGAGCGGCGCTCCGGTGTGGAAGCGCAGATATGCGGCGACGTCCGGCGCAGCGGCGAGCGCGGCGTCGAGCCAGACCGGCGTGTCGGCGTCGATGAGCGCCAGCGCGACGGCGGCGAGTTCCGGAGTCAGCGGCAGGGGCGGCGTGAGGCCGGGGTCGAGCGGCCGGATCCGGCCGGGCCGGGCGAGCGCGTCCATCACGGCGCGGAACGCCGCCTGCGCATCGTGGACGGGATCGGCGAAGCCGGGTGCGAGCATGCTCAATCCTCCCCGCGGGCGAGGGTCAGGAAATCGACCCGGGTCGCGGCCGTGCGCCGGGCCGCCTGCGCGCGGGACGCCTCGACCCGCCGGGCGGCGGGCTCCAGGGCCGCTTCGACCCGGGCGCGCCGGGCCGGGTCCTGCCAGAGGGCATCGAGGATCGCGGCGAGCCGCGCTTTCGTGCGGTCGCGGCCGAGATGGTAGGCGAAGCCGGCCGGGCCGTCCGCGAGGCGGATCGCGGCCCGGGTCACGCTGACCTCGCCAAGATTGAACGGGCGCCCGTCGCCGCCGATCCGGCCGGTCGCCATCACCAGACCGGTCTCCGGCGGCCGCAGATCGGCGCTGGCCGGGCTGTCGAGCGCCGACAGCGCCGCCTCCAGGTCGGTGCGGCTCGCCTCGGCGCAGAGCGCCATCACGGCCCGGCGCGCCGCGCCATCGCCGCCGGATTCCGGATCCCTCGGGTTCGTCGTCACCGCGACTCCCTCCATCGCTCGGTTGTATAGGTGTATAGACAACTGGCGTGGCGGCCACAAATGAAGTTTGGATGACAGGATGGATGCGCAGGCGCAGGCACCCGGGCTTGTCCGAGGCGAGGGGCTCACGGCGTGGCGGCAGATCGCCGACGCCCTGACGGCAGAGATCGCGGCGGGCGGTTACGCGCCGGGACAGAAACTGCCCCCGGAGGCGGTGCTGGCGATGCGGTTCGCGGTGAACCGGCACACGGTGCGGCGGGCGCTGGCCGCCCTGGCCGAGGGCGGCCTCGTCCGCGCCAGCCAGGGCCGGGGCACCTTCGTGGAGGAGGCACCCCTCGCCTACCCGATCGGGCCGCGCACGCGCTTCTCCGAGATCGTCGCCGGGGCGGGCCGGGAGGCCTGGGGCGACCTGATCGGCTCCACCACCCGTCCGGCCGGACCCGAACAGGCGGCGGCGCTCGCCCTCGCCCCCGGCGCGCCCACCCTGGAACTGCTGACGGTCCACCGGGCCGACGACGCGCCGCTCTCGACCGCGCTGACCTGGCTGCCGCTGCCGCGCTTCGCCGGCTTCGGTGAGGCCTATGCCGCGCGCGGCTCGATCACCCGGGCCTTCGCGGCCTGCGGCGTCCCCGACTACACCCGGCTCTCGACGCGGGTCCGCGCCCGCCCGGCCGATGCCGAGGAGGCGCGGCGCCTCGACATCGCGCCGGGGCGGGTCGTCCTCGTGGTGTCGAGCGTCAACGTCGATCCCGCGGGCGTGCCGATCCAGGCGAACCGCACCCTGTTCGCCGCCGACCGGGTGGAGCTGGTGATCGGCGGGTGAGCAGACTTGGATGAGGCCTGGATGCGGCGGCGGGTCCCGATCACGCAGCGTGTCGTTCCGGGGCCGCGAAGCGGAGCCCGGAACCCAGAACCACCTGCGGTGTGCAAGCCTGCCGCGACGGCGGTTCTGGATTGCCCGCCTCCGGCGTGCCCCTTCGGGTCCGGGCTCGCCTGGGGCGCCCCGGAATGACGTCACCCCGCCGGACTCTCAACGCGCCGCCGGCCCGATGATCGCCCGGCGCAGGCGCGTCGAGACCCAGTCGATCGCCGCCACGGTGACGAGGATCATCAGCACCAGGAAGGCGACCTGCTGCAGCTCCAGCACGCGGATCAGCTCGGTGAGGTACTGGCCGATGCCACCGGCGCCGACGATGCCGATGATCGTGGCCGAGCGGGTGTTCGACTCGAAGAAGTACAGCACCTGGCTCGCCAGCACCGGCAGCACCCCGGGGATCAGCCCGAAGCGGATGCGGTGGAGGGCCGAGCCGCCCGAGGCGACGACGCCCTCGCCGGCGCGGCGGTCGCAGGTCTCGATCGCCTCGGAGAACAGCTTGCCCAGCGCGCCCACATCCGAGCAGGCGATGGCGAGCAGGCCGGCGAAGGGGCCGAGCCCGACCACGTTGATCCAGATCAGCGCCCAGATCAGCACGTCCACGGAGCGCAGGATGTCGAGGCCGCGGCGGACCGCGAACCGGGCGAACGGGTTCGGCACGACGTTCCGGGCGGCCAGGAACGCCACCGGGAAGGCCAGCAGCGCCGCCGTGAGCGTGCCGAGGAACGCGATGCCCAGCGTCTCGCCGAGCGCGTGCAGGAAGGTCCAGAGATGGCCCTCCGGGGATGGCGGCAGCATCAGCACCGCGAAGGTGCCGAGCCGCCCGAGCCCGTGGAGGATCCGCGCGGCCGACATGTCGAGCCGCCAGCACGCCAGGGCGGTGAGACCCGCCAGGACGCCGAGAACGCCAACGAGGCGCGCCCGCGCGGCCCGGTCGGCGCGGAACTGCGCCGGGTAGCGGGCGCGCAGCCGCTGGAGATCGGCCCGGGCCGCCGCCCGCAGGGCTCCGGTGCGGGCCGCGCTCATCGGGCGGTCTCCGGGCCGATCAGCCGGTGGCGGACCCGCTCGGTGGCGAGGTCGATGCAGAACACGGTCAGGATGATCAGCACGAGGATCGCGCTCACGTCCGCGTAGTAGAAGTTGCGGATTGCGGCCAGGAACTCCTGGCCGATCCCCCCTGCCCCGACGAAGCCCAGCACCGCCGCCCCGCGCACGTTGATCTCGAAGCGCAGCAGCCCGTAGGAGGCGAAGTTCGACAGCACCTGCGGCAGCACCGCGAAGCGCACGGTCTCGACCCAGGAGGCACCCGAGGCGGCTAGTCCCTCGACGGGCCGCATGTCGCTATTCTCGACCACCTCGGAGAACAGCTTGCCCAGCGCTCCCGTGGTGTGGATCGCGATCGCCAGCACGCCGACCATCGGTCCGAGGCCGAAGGCGATCACGAAGATCAGCGCGAACACCACATCGGGGACGGTGCGGCAGACCTCCAGGAAGCGCTTGGCCAGGATTCGCAGCAGGCGCGACCGCACCAAGTTGGCGGCCGCGACGAAGCTGAGGGCGAAGCCCGCCAGCGCCCCCAGCAGCGTGCCGAGATAGGCCATCAGCAGGGTCTCGCCCAGCAAGGCGAGCCAGCCGGGCAGGTTCCAGTACCAGGCGCGCAGATCCTCGACCGGATGGTCGAGGCCGACCGGCGGCAGGATCTGCTGGATGTAGGCGGTGAACTTGCCGATGTTCCCGGCAAGGACCAGCGGCCGCACCTCGGCGGCGTACCCGGCGAGGAGCGCCAGGGCCGCCACCGCCGCGAAGCCCGCCAGCGTCCGGCGGCGCGCGGCCCCGGTCGAGGCCGCGTAGAGGCCGGAGAGGGCGGCTGCCCGCTCCGGCGGCAGCTTCGTCAGGCCACGCAAGGCCGCCGCCTCCCGATCAGGACTTCTTGCGCTGCTCGTCGTTGAACCGCAGCATGTCGATGATCGGCTGGTAATCCTTGAGGGTCACCGGCTTGAGGCCCTGGTCCTTGCCGTCGGAGAGCCGGTCGAAGGCGGCCTTGTCGGCCTTCGGCAGGGCGATGAACGCCTCCCGGATCTTGGCCTTCAGGCCGTCCGGCAGGGTGGCCAGCATGGCGTAGGGGCCTTCCGGCAGGAAGTCGGACTTGAACACCACCCGGAAGTCGGAGGTCTGCAGCGGCGTGCCGTCGGGCTTCTTCAGCATGCCCTTGGTGATCATGCGGGTGACGATCGAGTCGGTCTCGGAATTCCACAGGTTGGCGGCGGCCTCGACCGTGCCCTGGGTCAGCGCCAGGACGGCGTTCTCGTGGCTGCCGGCAAAGACCGCCTTGCCGAAGAACTTGTCCACGTCGTAGCCGGCCCGCTTCAGGAAGAAGCGCGGCGCCTGGTTGCCGGAGGTGGAATTCGGATCGACGAGGGCGAGGTTCTTGCCCTTCAGATCCTCGATGGTCTTGTACGGGCTGGAAGCCAGCGCGTAGATCACCGAGTAATAGCCCGCGGCGCCGGTCTCGTGGATCGGGCTCACCACCGGCTCGACCTTCACGCCGGTCATCGCGGCGCGGGCGACGGAGGCCGGCCCGTAGAAGGCGAGCTGGATGTTGCCGGCGCGCTGGCCCTCGATCACCGCTGCGTAGTCGCTGGCGACCCGCAGCTTCACCGGCACGCCGACCGTCTTGGTCAGGTAATCCGCAAGCGGCGCGTAGCGGTCGACCGTACCGCTGGCATTCTCCATCGGAATCACCGCCAGGGTCAGCTCGGGATACTGCGCCTTCCAGTCCTGGGCGGCAGCCGGCAGGCCGAGGAGCGCGAGGGCCGTGGCGGCTGCGGCGAGGGTGCGTCGGGTGAACATCGTGTCATCCTTCGTGTCGGCGTGTGTCGCGGGTTCGGCCGGGCGCGGGGCCGGCCGGGCGTTTCCCGATTTGTCGTTGCTGTTGGGGCCGGACGGCCCGGTTCAGGCGCCGAGGGCGGCCTCGCGCACGGGCCGCGCCGGCACGAAGCCGGGCCGGCCCGGCATCGCCGCCCGCTGCTCGGCCTCGCGTCGGGCCGAATCGTCGAGCACCTCGCCGGCCTCCAGGCCGTAGAGCCGGCGGGCGACATCCTGGGTGAGGTCGAACGGCCCGCCCTCGAACACCACCCGGCCGGCACTGAGCCCGACGAGGCGGTCGCAATAGGCGCGGGCGAGGTCGAGGGAGTGCAGGTTGCACAGGACGGTGATGCCGTAGCGGCGGTTCACCTCGGCCAGCGCGTCCATTACCAAGCGGGTGTTGCGCGGGTCGAGGGAGGCCACCGGCTCGTCGGCGAGCAGGATCTCGGGCTCCTGCACCAGGGCGCGGGCGATGGCGACGCGCTGCTGCTGGCCGCCCGACAGGCCGTCGGCCTGCTGGCCGGCGAACTCGCCCATGTCGAAGCTCTCAAGGGCGGCGAGCGCCATCGCCCGGTCCTCCTCGGACCATTGCCGCAGCAGGGATCGGTAGCTCGGCACGTGGCTCAGCCGGCCCATCAGGACGTTGGTCATCACGTCGAGGCGGCCGACGAGGTTGAACTGCTGGAAGATCATGGCGCAGCGGGTGCGCCAGTCCCGCAGGGCGCGTCCCCGCAGCCGCGTGACGTCGCGCCCGTCGTGGAGGATGCGCCCCGAACTCGGGTCCGCCAGGCGGTTGATGAGCCGCAGCAGCGTCGATTTGCCGGCACCGGACCGGCCGATCACGCCGACGAAGCTGCCGGGCTCGATCCGCAGCGAGACACCGTCGACGGCGCGCCGATCACCGTACTGGCGCGTAAGATCCTCGATGACCAGCATGCATCCATCCGCCGGGGAATGGTCGCAGCTAAACGCCTGTTCTACGACGATTGGATGACGAATACGATCCGATGTTGTTTGCCGGCGCAACGTCTACTGTCGCTCGCCGCATCAGGATTCGTACCGGTCGAGGAAGGCTTCGATCGAAAGCCCGCGGAAATCCGGAAGCGCCCGGCGCAGGCGCTCGTGGTCCCAGTCCCACCAGGCGAGGTGCTCCAGCCGCGCGGCGACGACGTCCGGAAACCGGCGCCGGACCGGCCGGGCGGGATTGCCGACCACGATCGTGTAGGGTTCGACGTCCCGGGTGACGATCGCGCCGGCGCCGACCACCGCGCCGGTGCCGATGGTGCGGCCGGGCAGGACCACCACGCCGTGGCCGATCCAGACATCGTGGCCGATCGCCACCGGGCTCGCCCGGCGCCGGTCGAAGAAGGCCGGCTCGTCGGATTCCTCGGGCCAATAAGAATGCGCCCGGTAGGTGAAATGCGCCTGGGAGGCGCGCTCCATCGGGTGGTTGCCGGGGTTGATCCGGACGCTGGCGGCGATCGAGCAGAACTTGCCGATCGTGGTGTAGATCACCTCGCCGTCCGGGCCGAGGTAGGAATAATCGTCGAGGCTTGTCTCGGTGAGACGGGTGCGCGCGCCGATCTCGGTGTAGCGGCCGAGGCGGCAATCCACGATCCGGGCACTCGGATCGATCGCCGGCTCGAGGCCGAGGGAGAGGTCAGCCACGGGGTTCTCCGAAGGGCAGGCGTGCCAGGAGCCGGAACGGCGCGGTCCCGTCCTGGGTCAGGAGGCCGAGGGCGTCGATCACCAGGGGCTCGGGCCCGGAGGCGGCATAGGCCTCCGACAGGCGCCGGTGCCAGGCGTCGCGATCCGCCTCCGGCAGGGCGTCGGTCAGGGTCATGTGGAAGCGGAAGGCCTCGAACACGTACGGGTAGCCCCAGCGATCGAGCAGCGCGCGGCCGCGCGGATCGAGGCGCTCGGGGCGGCGCTTCGCACGCTCGGCCTCGGTGGGCGGCGCGCGGAACGGGTCGAGCGCCGCGACGCACTCGGCGGCGAACAGCCCCAGGGCCGGCGGCGGGGCGTCCGGCACCAGGGCGAGGAACGCCCCGAGCGCGGCGACCGTCAGAGGCCCGACCGTCACCGGCGGGTGGGCGGCCGCGAGGGCGCGGGCGGCGGCAACGAGCTCGGACTCGGTGGCGCCCGCCGCGAGGCGCAGGGGCGCCTTGAGGGTGGCGTGGAAGCCGTAAGTCCGGGCCCCCGCGGTGACGGCGGCGAGGGCTTCGAGGCCTTCCGGATGGGGAACTGGTGCCCCGGACACGGTGTCGTAGCCGAGCACGCCCCGTCCGAAGGCTTCGAGGCGCGAGCCCGGGGCGGGCAGGCAGTACAGGGCGTAGCGGCGCGACACGTCTCGGCCTCCGGGTCTTCGAGCGCCGTCAGGCCGTCGGCGCGTAGCTGCGCGCCTCGGCGGCCCGGCGCGGGCGCACGTCCATGGCGTTGCCGCGCCACACGATGGCGCTCTGGACCCAGGCGCCGAGCCAGATCGCCGGGATCAGGGCGTCGCGCACGAGGAAGGCCGCCAGCATGCGGGGCGAACGGTGCCAGCCCGCGCGGAGCGCGAGCCGGTGCTCGGCGCCATAGCACAGGGCGGCGAGGCCGGCAGCGCCGGCGAGGCCCGCGAGGCTGCCGGCCCCGAGGGCGACGAGGAGCGCCGGCAGCAGGACGCCGCTGCCGATCTCGGGCGCGAAGAACAGCGGGAAGGTCACGCGGCGCAGGCGCGCCCACCGGAGCTGGCGGGACCAGACCTCCCGGAAGCCGCGCGGGCCCAAGGGCTGCTCGAACGGGCTCGCCACGAGGTGGATGCGCTTGCCGGCGGCGCGCACCAGCTTGGTGGCGGCCGCGTCCTCGGCGATCTCGGCGGCCAGCGCCTGAAGGCCGCCGCGCTGGTCCAGGAACGGCTTGTGCCAGAGCATGCTCTTGCCCTGCGCGAAGCCCAGCCCGAAGGCCTCGGCGGCGTATTGCCAGCGTGCCTGCAGGGTGTTGAGGAAGGCGCATTCCACCTCGGCCATGAAGCTGCCCGGCCGGGCTCCGGCGGGGGTGGAGCAGACCAAGCCGGTCTCGGCCCGCCACGCCGCCTGGAGGCGCTGCAGGTAGTCCGGCGGCATCGCCACGTTGGAATCGGCCAGCACCACCCAGTCGTGGGCGGCGGCGCGCCAGCCGCGCAGGCAATTGTTCAGTTTCGGGTTCTCGCTGATCCGCTCGTCGCCGAGGATCAGGCGGGCGGGAACCTGCGGGTGGGCGGCGATCAGGCGCCTGACGAGCGGGAGGATCGGATCGCCCGGATCGGCGACGCAGAAGATCAGCTCGTAGGCGGGATAATCGAGGCGGAAGCTCCGCGTCAGCATCTCCTCGCTGTAGGCCTCCAGCCCGTGAAGCGGGCGGATCAGCGAGACGGGCGCGCCCGCCGGAAACCGCGACGGGCCGTGCACCTGCCCGAGGCGCCGGCCCGCGATGGCGATGCTGCCGATCTGGATGAGGGCCAGGAGCGCGCCGAAGGACAGGGCCGGCACCGTGGCGTCAATCATGCGGATCTCTCGTTCGCTCCTGCGCGGCCCGGTCGCTAGCGGCCGGATCGCGTCAGGCGTGTGACAGCCGCCTGACGGCCGGCGCGCTCATCGCGGCGGCCGGCCGACGGGCCCGGACGCGTCTTCCATCGGTCGGCGACCGGATTCTCCGAAGCGAAGACAGGCGAGGCGGCGACGCCCGCGCTCGTCGCAAGGTCCCCGCCCATCGGATGCGGTCTTCACGACCGTCAACGGGCGCCCCGTCACCGGACCGTCACGCGCGCAATTTAATCCCGCCTCACCATCAAAAATGATTCCGCGTGAGGCTGCATGTCCGATTCCGCCGCGATGCCGTCGGCCGCCGCGCGAGGCAGGCCCGAGGGCGGCCCGCGCCTCGATCACGGGATGCATCTGGGCGGCCTCGTCGCCTTCCTGCTCGTGCTGGTGGCCGGGCTCGGCTACGCCGTCGTGAGCCTGATCGCCGACATGAACGCGGTCGGCGAGGCACCGCTGGCCTATGGCGCCTTCGCGCTGCTCGGGCTCGCACTGCTGATCGCGCTGGGCTTCGAATTCGTGAACGGCTTCCACGACACCGCCAACGCGGTCGCCACGGTGATCTACACGCATTCGCTGCCGCCGCTGGTGGCGGTGATCTGGTCGGGCTTCTTCAACTTCCTCGGCGTGATGCTATCCTCCGGGGCGGTGGCCTATGCCATCGTCACCCTGCTGCCGGTGGAACTCATCCTGAATGTCGGCTCCCATGCCGGCTACGCGATGATCTTCGCGCTGCTGCTGGCCGCGATCATCTGGAATCTGGGCACCTGGGCCTTCGGCCTGCCGAACTCCTCGTCTCACGCGCTGATCGGCTCGGTGCTCGGTGTCGGCCTCGCCAACCAGCTGATGAGCGGCGGCGACGGCACCGCGGGCGTCGACTGGAACCAGGCGCTCAACGTGTTCAAGGCGCTGCTGTTCTCGCCCGTCTGCGGCTTCGTGCTGGCGGCCCTGCTGCTGCTCGCGCTCAAGTTCGCGGTGCGCCGCAAGGACCTCTACGAGGCGCCCAAGGGCGATGCCCCCCCGCCCCTGTGGATCCGCGGCCTGCTGATCCTCACCTGCACGCTGGTCTCCTTCTTCCACGGCGGCAATGACGGGCAGAAGGGCATGGGCCTGATCATGCTGATCCTGATCGGCGCTGCCCCCACCGCCTACGCGCTGAACCGCACCATGTCGGACGACACGACCCCGGCCTTCGTGCAGAGCTCGACGGCGGCGAGCCGGGTCTTCTCCGCCCGCGCCCCCGGCGCGCCGGTGCCGGACGCCGCCGCGGCGCGCCGGACGGTGACGGAGGCGTTGAAGACGAAGGCGCTCGACCAGCCGCCGGTCTATGCCGCGCTCGCGGCGCTCGCGACCGACATCGCCGCGAGCGTCAAGAATTACGGGGCGATCCGCACCGTGCCGGCCGCCCAGACGCAGAACCTGCGCAGCGACATGTACCTCGCCGCCGACGCGGTGCGGCTGCTGCCGGCCACGGGGGCCAACCTCTCCGAGACCGACACGGCGACGCTGAAAGGCTATTCCGGCCTGCTCAACGACGGCACCCGCTACATCCCGGGCTGGGTGAAGGTCTGCGTCGCCCTCGCCCTCGGGCTCGGCACCATGGTCGGCTGGAAGCGCATCGTCGTGACGGTGGGCGAGAAGATCGGCAAGACCCACCTCACCTACGCCCAGGGCGCCTCGGCCGAGATCGTGGCCGCCGGCACGATCGGGCTCGCCGAACTCTACGGCCTGCCGGTCTCGACCACGCATATCCTGTCGTCGGGCGTCGCCGGCACGATGGCGGCCAACGGCTCCGGGCTCCAGATGTCCACGGTGCGCAACATGGCGCTGGCCTGGATCCTGACCCTGCCGGCGGCGATCACGCTCGCGGCAAGCCTGTTCTTCCTGCTGCGCCACCTGTTCTGACGCGTAGCCGGGCCGGTGACCGCACCTGCCCCGAACACCGGAACGCGCGGTCTCCGACCCAGCCTCCCGAGGTGCCCCCCGACCCCTCAGGAACTCGACATCGCCCGGACGAAAGCCAGGCAGGTCCGGCGCGCGGCCGGGTTCGCGATCGCCACGAAGGCGGAGACGAGGTCGGCCGCCTGCGTGATCGCCGCGTCCGGACATTCCTCGTCCGGGAAGAAGTTCGTGACCGGGATGCCGAGCGTCCGGGCGACGCGCTCCAGGGCGTCCCGGGACCGCGCCGTTTCCGGGCGCGGCTCCGGCGACCTAGCCGGAGGTTGCGAGAGACCGGACGCCATGGCTCAGCCGACCTTCTGTCCGAGCTGGATCGCGCGGGCGATCTCCGACCGCCGGGCGGCATAGCCCGGGGCGACCATCGGGTAATCGGCCGGCAGGCCGTACTTGGCCCGGTAGCGCTCGGGCGTCAGGCCGTTCGCCGTCAGGTGGCGCTTCATCGTCTTGTACGAGCGGCCGTCGATGAAGCTGATCAGCCCATCGTGCTGGATCGAGGCCTCGACCTGCGCAGGCGTCAGCCCGGCCGAGCCAGCACCCGAGCCGCCGCCCCGGAGGACCGAGATCGCCGAGTGGACCTGGTCGATGAGGCCTGGCAGTTCGGCCATTCCGACCGCGTTGCGGGACACGTAGGCGGCGACGATCGCGCCGACCTTTTCCAGCATGAAGGAGGAGGGCGTTTCGTTCAGGTTGCTCATCTGGGTCATCACTGTGGTGGGATGTGTCGGCTGGTCTCGGAAAGCTCAGATCGTAAGAGCCTGCAAATCATGGATTTTGGCGGATAGGCAGGGCCACGCCAGGTCTGGATCTTGCACTACCTCAAGTTTTCCAACCGCCAATTCTTGAGGATGCAGATAATGTACAATATGAAACGCCGGCATCTTGTCCGGGAGCGCGATATCTTATGCCCGATCGCGCGAACGGGGGCCCAGACAAGGTAAACGATTGATGCAGTCACTGTTTTCGACCGCAGGGCTCCATCCGAGGAACAGTTTTCAGCGGTGGCAGGAGTTCCTGCTCGAGCAGCCGGTGCCCCTCGAGCAGACGCGGCTCGACCCCGGCTCGTTCGAGGGCAGGCTCGACGCTGCCGAGATCGGCCCGCTGCTGATGACCCGCATCTCGCAAGGCTCGAAGCGCAGCGCGGTCACGCCCGCCACGATCCGGCGCTTTGACAAGGGCGACACGCGCGTCGTGATCGTCAAGCTCGCAGGCGTGCTGGCCACGCAGCCGGACGAGCGGCCCTGCCTGCAACGACAGGGCGATCTGCTCGTGCTCGATCACCGCCCGGTCGTGCTGACATCGGGGGCGGCCAGCCAGTCCAAGTTTCTGGAGCCTTTGCGCGCGCCTGGACAGGGTGCTGGGCCCGTCTCGGCTCTTTACGGCCCTGACGGTCGGCCCGAGCCGCGCCGCCGCGGCGCTCACCACGAGCTGAGGCGCATCCGCCGCCACCGCGCGCCATCGCGCGCATGGCCGGGATCGGCATGGAGCTGATCGTGGCCAGCATCGCCGAGCGGATGAGAATGGAGGTGCGCCGGCCCGTCCACGGCTCGGTCGTGGTCCCCGCGCCGAGGCCCATGTCGAGGCCCATCTCGGCGACCTGTCCCTTGACCCGCCGCAGCTCGCGGCCGCGGCCGGCGTCTCGCTGCG from Methylobacterium sp. PvR107 encodes:
- a CDS encoding DUF1045 domain-containing protein; translated protein: MSRRYALYCLPAPGSRLEAFGRGVLGYDTVSGAPVPHPEGLEALAAVTAGARTYGFHATLKAPLRLAAGATESELVAAARALAAAHPPVTVGPLTVAALGAFLALVPDAPPPALGLFAAECVAALDPFRAPPTEAERAKRRPERLDPRGRALLDRWGYPYVFEAFRFHMTLTDALPEADRDAWHRRLSEAYAASGPEPLVIDALGLLTQDGTAPFRLLARLPFGEPRG
- the phnC gene encoding phosphonate ABC transporter ATP-binding protein — its product is MLVIEDLTRQYGDRRAVDGVSLRIEPGSFVGVIGRSGAGKSTLLRLINRLADPSSGRILHDGRDVTRLRGRALRDWRTRCAMIFQQFNLVGRLDVMTNVLMGRLSHVPSYRSLLRQWSEEDRAMALAALESFDMGEFAGQQADGLSGGQQQRVAIARALVQEPEILLADEPVASLDPRNTRLVMDALAEVNRRYGITVLCNLHSLDLARAYCDRLVGLSAGRVVFEGGPFDLTQDVARRLYGLEAGEVLDDSARREAEQRAAMPGRPGFVPARPVREAALGA
- a CDS encoding chloramphenicol acetyltransferase, producing MADLSLGLEPAIDPSARIVDCRLGRYTEIGARTRLTETSLDDYSYLGPDGEVIYTTIGKFCSIAASVRINPGNHPMERASQAHFTYRAHSYWPEESDEPAFFDRRRASPVAIGHDVWIGHGVVVLPGRTIGTGAVVGAGAIVTRDVEPYTIVVGNPARPVRRRFPDVVAARLEHLAWWDWDHERLRRALPDFRGLSIEAFLDRYES
- the phnE gene encoding phosphonate ABC transporter, permease protein PhnE encodes the protein MRGLTKLPPERAAALSGLYAASTGAARRRTLAGFAAVAALALLAGYAAEVRPLVLAGNIGKFTAYIQQILPPVGLDHPVEDLRAWYWNLPGWLALLGETLLMAYLGTLLGALAGFALSFVAAANLVRSRLLRILAKRFLEVCRTVPDVVFALIFVIAFGLGPMVGVLAIAIHTTGALGKLFSEVVENSDMRPVEGLAASGASWVETVRFAVLPQVLSNFASYGLLRFEINVRGAAVLGFVGAGGIGQEFLAAIRNFYYADVSAILVLIILTVFCIDLATERVRHRLIGPETAR
- a CDS encoding ceramide glucosyltransferase — protein: MIDATVPALSFGALLALIQIGSIAIAGRRLGQVHGPSRFPAGAPVSLIRPLHGLEAYSEEMLTRSFRLDYPAYELIFCVADPGDPILPLVRRLIAAHPQVPARLILGDERISENPKLNNCLRGWRAAAHDWVVLADSNVAMPPDYLQRLQAAWRAETGLVCSTPAGARPGSFMAEVECAFLNTLQARWQYAAEAFGLGFAQGKSMLWHKPFLDQRGGLQALAAEIAEDAAATKLVRAAGKRIHLVASPFEQPLGPRGFREVWSRQLRWARLRRVTFPLFFAPEIGSGVLLPALLVALGAGSLAGLAGAAGLAALCYGAEHRLALRAGWHRSPRMLAAFLVRDALIPAIWLGAWVQSAIVWRGNAMDVRPRRAAEARSYAPTA
- the phnH gene encoding phosphonate C-P lyase system protein PhnH — protein: MLAPGFADPVHDAQAAFRAVMDALARPGRIRPLDPGLTPPLPLTPELAAVALALIDADTPVWLDAALAAAPDVAAYLRFHTGAPLTDDPARAAFALVREPARCPPLGRFAPGTPAYPDTSTTLVLALDTIAPGAGLHLTGPGIAGSARMALTPLPPGFVGQLAENRAAFPLGIDLILTAPGQVAGLPRSTIVTEA
- the phnF gene encoding phosphonate metabolism transcriptional regulator PhnF; translation: MDAQAQAPGLVRGEGLTAWRQIADALTAEIAAGGYAPGQKLPPEAVLAMRFAVNRHTVRRALAALAEGGLVRASQGRGTFVEEAPLAYPIGPRTRFSEIVAGAGREAWGDLIGSTTRPAGPEQAAALALAPGAPTLELLTVHRADDAPLSTALTWLPLPRFAGFGEAYAARGSITRAFAACGVPDYTRLSTRVRARPADAEEARRLDIAPGRVVLVVSSVNVDPAGVPIQANRTLFAADRVELVIGG
- the phnG gene encoding phosphonate C-P lyase system protein PhnG encodes the protein MTTNPRDPESGGDGAARRAVMALCAEASRTDLEAALSALDSPASADLRPPETGLVMATGRIGGDGRPFNLGEVSVTRAAIRLADGPAGFAYHLGRDRTKARLAAILDALWQDPARRARVEAALEPAARRVEASRAQAARRTAATRVDFLTLARGED
- the phnE gene encoding phosphonate ABC transporter, permease protein PhnE translates to MSAARTGALRAAARADLQRLRARYPAQFRADRAARARLVGVLGVLAGLTALACWRLDMSAARILHGLGRLGTFAVLMLPPSPEGHLWTFLHALGETLGIAFLGTLTAALLAFPVAFLAARNVVPNPFARFAVRRGLDILRSVDVLIWALIWINVVGLGPFAGLLAIACSDVGALGKLFSEAIETCDRRAGEGVVASGGSALHRIRFGLIPGVLPVLASQVLYFFESNTRSATIIGIVGAGGIGQYLTELIRVLELQQVAFLVLMILVTVAAIDWVSTRLRRAIIGPAAR
- the phnD gene encoding phosphonate ABC transporter substrate-binding protein, with protein sequence MFTRRTLAAAATALALLGLPAAAQDWKAQYPELTLAVIPMENASGTVDRYAPLADYLTKTVGVPVKLRVASDYAAVIEGQRAGNIQLAFYGPASVARAAMTGVKVEPVVSPIHETGAAGYYSVIYALASSPYKTIEDLKGKNLALVDPNSTSGNQAPRFFLKRAGYDVDKFFGKAVFAGSHENAVLALTQGTVEAAANLWNSETDSIVTRMITKGMLKKPDGTPLQTSDFRVVFKSDFLPEGPYAMLATLPDGLKAKIREAFIALPKADKAAFDRLSDGKDQGLKPVTLKDYQPIIDMLRFNDEQRKKS